In the genome of Notolabrus celidotus isolate fNotCel1 unplaced genomic scaffold, fNotCel1.pri scaffold_395_arrow_ctg1, whole genome shotgun sequence, one region contains:
- the LOC117809741 gene encoding nostrin-like, which translates to MQQIYKQTDEQFEVYTTVFSPQVTRTRTRTRHVEAEKVVVAVLQYRSRWPKELDLNQGDLIQVLFKEDETWWFGRLTDGREGYFPAGCVEPLQVPTHLTTRS; encoded by the exons atgCAGCAGATCTACAAACAGACCGATGAACAGTTTGAGGTTTATACCACCGTCTTCTCCCCacaag tgaccaggaccaggaccaggaccagacaTGTGGAGGCCGAGAAG gtggTGGTGGCTGTGCTTCAGTACCGGTCCCGCTGGCCGAAGGAGCTGGACCTGAACCAGGGAGACCTGATCCAGGTTCTGTTTAAGGAGGACGAGACCTGGTGGTTTGGACGGCTTACAGACGGACGTGAGGGATATTTCCCTGCAGGCTGTGTGGAGCCACTGCAGGTACCCACACACCTCACAACCAGGTCTTAG